One window of the Hoplias malabaricus isolate fHopMal1 chromosome Y, fHopMal1.hap1, whole genome shotgun sequence genome contains the following:
- the LOC136679330 gene encoding Golgi phosphoprotein 3 — MSSLTQRSSGLVQRRGAAAAEREKGPVGEDDHEPRREDQEDDDAADSKETRLTLMEEVLLLGLKDREGYTSFWNDCISSGLRGCMLIELALRGRLQLEACGMRRKSLLARKVICKSDAPTGDVLLDEALKHIKETQPPETVQSWIELLSGETWNPLKLHYQLRNVRERLAKNLVEKGVLTTEKQNFLLFDMTTHPLTNNNIKQRLIKKVQEAVLDKWVNDPHRMDKRLLALIFLAHSSDVLENAFAPLLDDQYDLAMKRVRQLLDLEPEGESMKANANELLWAVVAAFTK; from the exons ATGTCTTCGTTGACCCAGCGGAGCTCAGGCCTGGTGCAGAGGCGAGGCGCCGCGGCGGCCGAGCGGGAGAAGGGCCCGGTCGGGGAGGACGACCACGAGCCCCGCCGTGAAGACCAGGAAGACGACGACGCCGCAGACTCCAAAGAAACGCGGCTTACTCTCATGGAAGAAGTTCTGCTGCTGGGCCTCAAAGACAGAGAG GGCTACACTTCCTTCTGGAATGACTGCATTTCATCAGGACTGAGAGGTTGCATGCTCATTGAGCTGGCTTTACGGGGGAGGCTGCAGCTGGAGGCCTGTGGCATGAGAAGAAAAAGCCTGCTCGCCAGGAAG gTCATATGTAAATCTGATGCTCCAACCGGAGACGTGCTGTTGGACGAGGCTTTGAAACACATTAAAGAGACCCAGCCCCCAGAGACTGTACAGAGTTGGATTGAACTCCTTAGTG GTGAGACGTGGAACCCGCTGAAGCTCCACTATCAGCTGCGGAACGTGCGTGAGCGTCTGGCAAAGAACTTAGTGGAGAAAGGCGTGCtcaccacagagaaacagaacttCCTCCTCTTTGACATGACCACGCACCCACTGACCAACAACAACATCAAGCAGCGACTCATCAAGAAGGTGCAGGAGGCCGTTCTGGACAAGTGGGTGAACGACCCTCACCGCATGGATAAACGCCTGCTGGCCCTCATCTTCCTGGCCCACTCTTCGGACGTGCTGGAGAACGCTTTCGCCCCGCTGCTGGACGACCAGTACGACCTGGCCATGAAGAGGGTACGGCAGCTCTTGGACCTGGAGCCCGAGGGCGAGAGCATGAAGGCCAACGCCAACGAGCTGCTCTGGGCCGTGGTGGCCGCCTTCACCAAATGA